Proteins encoded within one genomic window of Pseudalkalibacillus sp. SCS-8:
- a CDS encoding multicopper oxidase family protein: MKKYIVLVITGILLLIAGCSNSLSHQGHDMGNESTNEKKTNSTKNTKETEVISTTEFTIVAEETNFSINEDTTLPVWSFNGSIPGSEIRVQQGDQLTIHLKNELSEPIAIHWHGVPVPNEMDGIPGVTMNAVQPGETFTYEFEATVPGTYWYHSHQNGAIQVDKGLYGAFIVEPKDKKQVYDKDFTLLLDEWASSGIEHGSGTSMGHGEHGGHSDNQEQETNANQPAHDMSMYDVFTINGNTADSSKPLLVQEGDKVRLRLINAGFMSHKIHLHGHDFKIIAVDGQDIHKPQNLKDSLIEIAPGERYDIEFTADKPGTWPIEAHGENEASKGMRTFIQYEGLTANGEKKDDRKEKAAFQTVNMLTYGKPSSKRAFTLEQDYDFSYTMDLGTETNGEGTYYTINGEKWPNIDRLSVKEGDKIKVTMRNTSPDEDHPMHLHGHFFQILSKNGMEVKGSPLMKDTINIKPGEEYTIAFQADNPGNWMFHCHDLHHASQGMVTQVDYKGYKSTFTPDPEVDNQPE, translated from the coding sequence TTGAAAAAGTATATTGTACTTGTCATTACAGGAATTCTATTATTGATTGCAGGTTGCTCCAATTCCCTATCACATCAAGGACATGACATGGGGAACGAGAGCACAAACGAGAAAAAAACAAATTCAACAAAGAACACGAAAGAAACAGAAGTAATCAGTACAACTGAATTCACCATCGTCGCAGAAGAAACAAACTTTAGTATTAATGAAGACACTACGCTTCCTGTATGGAGTTTCAATGGTTCAATACCTGGGTCGGAAATCCGCGTTCAACAAGGAGACCAATTAACGATTCATCTAAAGAACGAGTTATCAGAACCTATCGCGATTCATTGGCATGGCGTTCCTGTTCCGAATGAAATGGACGGAATTCCCGGTGTCACGATGAATGCGGTTCAACCAGGTGAAACGTTCACGTATGAATTTGAGGCAACTGTCCCAGGGACATATTGGTATCATTCTCATCAAAATGGTGCTATACAAGTGGATAAAGGTCTATATGGAGCTTTTATTGTCGAGCCAAAGGATAAGAAACAAGTGTATGATAAGGACTTCACGCTACTTTTGGATGAATGGGCAAGTTCAGGGATTGAACATGGGTCCGGGACATCTATGGGACATGGTGAACATGGCGGACATAGTGATAATCAAGAACAGGAAACGAATGCGAATCAACCCGCTCATGATATGAGTATGTATGATGTATTCACCATAAACGGTAATACGGCTGATTCAAGTAAGCCACTACTCGTCCAAGAAGGGGATAAGGTACGCCTAAGGCTTATTAATGCTGGGTTCATGTCCCATAAAATTCATTTACATGGTCACGATTTCAAGATTATAGCTGTTGACGGACAAGACATCCATAAACCCCAGAATTTAAAAGATTCATTGATTGAAATCGCACCGGGAGAACGTTATGATATCGAATTCACAGCGGACAAACCAGGTACCTGGCCGATTGAAGCACATGGCGAAAACGAAGCCTCCAAAGGAATGAGAACGTTCATCCAATATGAAGGGCTGACCGCTAATGGTGAAAAGAAAGATGATCGTAAAGAAAAAGCGGCTTTTCAAACGGTTAACATGCTGACCTATGGAAAACCTTCATCTAAACGTGCTTTTACATTGGAACAAGACTATGATTTTTCGTATACGATGGACCTTGGTACTGAAACAAATGGGGAAGGTACTTATTACACCATTAACGGTGAAAAGTGGCCAAATATTGATCGGCTATCCGTGAAGGAAGGTGACAAGATTAAAGTCACCATGAGGAATACATCACCGGATGAGGATCATCCCATGCATTTACATGGACACTTCTTTCAAATCCTTAGCAAGAATGGAATGGAAGTAAAAGGTTCCCCATTAATGAAAGATACAATTAACATAAAACCAGGTGAAGAATACACCATTGCCTTTCAAGCCGATAATCCTGGTAACTGGATGTTCCATTGTCATGACTTACACCATGCATCACAAGGAATGGTCACTCAAGTGGATTATAAAGGATACAAGTCGACATTTACCCCTGATCCTGAGGTAGACAATCAACCTGAATAA
- a CDS encoding sulfite exporter TauE/SafE family protein: MYELFTNITRLFYDPLINAVYNTEGIPILSALFLGILGSVAPCQLTGNIGAITIYGNRSLQKEVSWSQLFSFILGKIMVFSTLGLVVLLVGSGIEQSMTGILPWVRKMVGPLFIFIGLFMVGIIPLRWSLAFNHSRIKTDGKSGSFLMGVLFSLGFCPTMFLLFFGMFMPIVLSTSYGMALPPVFAIGTSIPVVLILFLMWYFEINRNLLKKSRRIGSIIQKTAGVFIILIGILDTITYWTI, translated from the coding sequence ATGTACGAATTATTCACAAATATAACAAGGTTATTCTATGATCCTCTTATTAATGCTGTATACAATACGGAAGGAATTCCGATTCTTTCTGCACTTTTCTTAGGGATTCTCGGCTCAGTTGCGCCTTGTCAATTAACTGGCAATATTGGTGCGATAACGATTTACGGAAATCGTTCTCTTCAAAAGGAGGTTTCTTGGAGTCAACTATTCTCGTTCATCTTAGGGAAGATTATGGTCTTCTCAACTCTTGGCCTTGTTGTTTTACTAGTTGGAAGTGGCATCGAACAATCCATGACCGGCATTTTACCATGGGTCCGTAAAATGGTTGGACCGCTTTTTATCTTTATCGGACTATTCATGGTTGGAATCATTCCATTAAGATGGAGTCTTGCTTTCAATCATTCCAGAATTAAAACGGATGGAAAAAGCGGTTCATTTTTAATGGGTGTCCTTTTTTCATTAGGATTCTGTCCGACGATGTTCTTATTGTTTTTTGGTATGTTTATGCCGATCGTTTTATCAACGTCGTATGGAATGGCTCTTCCTCCTGTATTTGCGATCGGTACTTCAATTCCCGTCGTTCTAATCCTATTTTTAATGTGGTATTTCGAAATCAACCGAAATTTATTGAAAAAAAGTCGTAGAATTGGTTCAATCATCCAAAAAACTGCAGGCGTATTCATTATACTGATTGGTATTCTAGATACGATTACGTATTGGACCATATAA
- a CDS encoding nitrite reductase, whose product MTTTTKKLTLAVNPGIGFGSKLTPKKLLVLANYLDDDTEIELTTFQQLYVQVAEEKVDQVIEEFKNCGLSVYKVGRYVKSLRTCSFCKGEEEEGMPVAKELNERIAGQDVPFTLRPAYTGCANACGEPLINDIGVIKQKKGYDLYIGGKANGMDAKTGQLFQKNLEPEQLYSLVDQILEIYRQNGKRREHFSKFLNRYTIAQLKEDLGIT is encoded by the coding sequence ATGACAACCACTACTAAGAAGCTTACTTTAGCCGTCAATCCTGGAATTGGTTTTGGATCGAAGCTTACACCGAAAAAACTACTGGTACTTGCTAATTATTTGGATGATGATACGGAAATCGAACTGACCACATTTCAACAGCTTTATGTACAAGTTGCAGAAGAGAAAGTTGATCAGGTAATCGAAGAGTTTAAGAATTGTGGATTAAGCGTATACAAGGTAGGACGTTATGTGAAAAGTCTACGCACATGCAGCTTTTGTAAGGGTGAGGAAGAAGAAGGCATGCCTGTTGCGAAAGAGTTGAATGAACGAATAGCAGGCCAAGATGTGCCGTTCACCCTTCGACCTGCTTATACAGGTTGTGCCAATGCTTGCGGCGAACCCTTGATCAATGACATCGGTGTCATCAAGCAGAAAAAGGGCTATGATCTGTACATAGGCGGTAAGGCAAATGGTATGGATGCTAAAACAGGGCAATTATTTCAAAAAAATTTAGAGCCGGAACAGCTTTATAGTCTGGTAGACCAAATTCTAGAGATCTATCGCCAGAACGGGAAAAGAAGGGAACACTTTTCGAAGTTCCTGAACCGGTATACCATTGCTCAATTAAAAGAGGACCTAGGAATTACATAA
- a CDS encoding heavy metal translocating P-type ATPase: MSNHHSHKEDKHHEQTDHHDGHHDHDSHGHDHDHGDHHAHMVEDFKRRFYINLVVTIPILILSPMIQEFFNFQVNFTGDRMILFLLSTFVFFYGGWPFLKGALDEFKDRNPGMMTLIALAIVVAYGYSSLAIFGLSEKNFFWELATLIDIMLLGHWIEMKSIMGASRALEELVKMMPSEAHLIDENGETKEVPVSELVKGDKVLIKPGEKVPVDGVIQKGQTSIDESMLTGESVPVEKKKDDPVIAGSINGEGSLTVKVEKTGEESYLSQVVDMVKEAQDSKSKTQDLSNRAAKWLFYTALLAGLITIVTWLAIGYEFSYALERMVTVMVIACPHALGLAAPLVVARSTALSAKRGLLIRNRASFEGARNLDAIVFDKTGTLTEGKFGVTDIIIENDMKEDEVLELIASLESQSEHPIASGIVAEAKKRNIKIQEPDQFEYMTGKGLIGKVNGKDIAGVSPGYVKEKNISFNEMEFNRMSEEGKTVIFVLIENELAAMIALADQVRESAERAIKKLEDMNVRSIMLTGDNQKVAHWVAKQLNLDEVYAEVLPHEKADKINEIKKKSLKVAMTGDGVNDAPALANADLGIAVGAGTDVAMETADVILVKSNPEDVVSIIELSKATYKKMIQNLWWATGYNIVALPLAAGILYPVGIVLSPAVGAVLMSLSTVVVAINAKLFKG; this comes from the coding sequence ATGTCTAATCACCATTCACATAAGGAAGACAAGCATCATGAACAAACTGATCATCATGATGGGCATCACGATCATGACTCGCATGGTCATGACCATGATCATGGCGATCACCATGCCCATATGGTAGAAGATTTTAAGAGACGTTTCTATATTAACCTAGTGGTCACAATACCAATACTCATCCTCTCACCAATGATCCAGGAATTCTTCAACTTCCAGGTAAACTTTACAGGGGATAGGATGATCCTGTTTCTTCTCTCGACATTTGTATTCTTTTACGGTGGATGGCCTTTTCTTAAAGGTGCGCTCGATGAATTCAAAGATCGCAACCCAGGAATGATGACCTTGATTGCCTTGGCAATTGTCGTTGCGTATGGGTATAGTTCATTAGCCATATTTGGACTTTCAGAAAAGAACTTCTTCTGGGAACTCGCTACGCTAATCGATATCATGTTACTCGGACATTGGATTGAAATGAAGTCAATCATGGGTGCTTCCAGAGCTTTAGAAGAATTAGTGAAGATGATGCCATCAGAAGCCCATTTGATTGATGAGAATGGCGAAACAAAAGAAGTTCCGGTTTCAGAGCTTGTAAAAGGGGACAAAGTCTTGATCAAGCCCGGAGAGAAAGTTCCAGTTGATGGCGTTATCCAAAAAGGGCAAACCTCCATTGATGAATCGATGTTAACAGGAGAGTCTGTACCCGTTGAAAAGAAAAAAGATGATCCTGTAATTGCAGGTTCCATAAATGGGGAAGGTTCATTGACCGTGAAAGTTGAAAAAACGGGTGAAGAAAGCTATCTTTCCCAGGTGGTTGATATGGTGAAGGAGGCACAGGATTCGAAGTCCAAAACGCAGGATTTATCAAATCGAGCAGCGAAGTGGTTGTTCTATACAGCTCTGTTAGCTGGTCTCATCACAATTGTTACTTGGTTAGCTATCGGATATGAATTTTCCTACGCTTTGGAAAGAATGGTTACGGTTATGGTTATTGCATGTCCCCACGCTCTAGGATTAGCTGCACCTCTAGTGGTCGCTCGCTCTACTGCCTTATCTGCAAAAAGAGGCTTGCTCATTCGTAATCGTGCAAGTTTCGAAGGGGCCCGTAACTTGGATGCGATTGTCTTTGATAAGACGGGTACGTTGACTGAAGGAAAATTCGGCGTGACAGATATCATCATCGAGAATGATATGAAAGAAGACGAAGTACTAGAATTAATCGCTTCACTCGAAAGCCAGTCCGAGCATCCAATTGCAAGTGGGATTGTAGCAGAAGCGAAAAAGAGAAATATTAAAATCCAAGAGCCTGATCAATTCGAATATATGACAGGAAAAGGACTTATCGGAAAGGTGAACGGAAAAGACATCGCTGGGGTAAGTCCTGGATATGTCAAAGAAAAGAACATTTCATTTAATGAAATGGAATTCAATCGCATGTCCGAAGAAGGCAAAACCGTTATATTTGTATTGATCGAGAATGAGTTGGCTGCCATGATTGCGTTAGCAGACCAAGTCCGTGAAAGTGCGGAAAGAGCAATCAAAAAGCTTGAGGATATGAATGTTCGGTCAATCATGTTGACCGGTGACAATCAAAAGGTTGCCCATTGGGTAGCAAAACAATTGAATTTGGATGAAGTTTACGCTGAAGTCCTTCCACACGAGAAAGCTGACAAAATTAATGAGATTAAAAAGAAGAGCCTTAAAGTAGCGATGACAGGTGATGGCGTAAACGATGCGCCAGCATTAGCTAATGCCGATCTCGGAATCGCAGTCGGGGCAGGAACAGATGTTGCCATGGAGACAGCGGATGTCATCCTAGTAAAAAGTAATCCTGAAGATGTCGTTTCCATCATCGAACTTTCTAAGGCTACCTACAAGAAGATGATACAAAACCTATGGTGGGCGACAGGCTATAACATCGTTGCGTTACCTTTAGCAGCAGGTATTTTATATCCTGTTGGAATTGTCCTGAGTCCCGCAGTCGGTGCTGTATTGATGTCATTAAGTACAGTGGTGGTTGCCATAAATGCCAAGCTATTTAAAGGGTAG
- a CDS encoding AbrB/MazE/SpoVT family DNA-binding domain-containing protein, producing MKNPVKFFNIHSRSMFIIPKKWRNELNIQIGDLVKIERNQNHIIIENDKLAPDCMVSIIGRDGTLYLPAEVRQYFLQKGIEEFKVTVDRLFNQIILSPIQA from the coding sequence ATGAAAAATCCTGTAAAATTCTTTAATATCCATTCACGGAGCATGTTTATCATCCCGAAAAAATGGCGGAATGAACTGAATATCCAAATTGGTGATCTGGTGAAAATAGAAAGGAATCAAAACCATATTATAATCGAGAATGACAAGCTTGCTCCAGATTGTATGGTCAGTATAATTGGTCGAGATGGGACACTCTATCTGCCGGCTGAAGTTCGTCAATACTTTTTACAAAAAGGAATTGAAGAATTCAAAGTAACAGTTGATCGACTTTTTAATCAGATCATCCTTTCTCCGATTCAGGCATAA
- a CDS encoding response regulator transcription factor — protein MYDSLFFTTIEISPYKIHTLLLQFEQNTEQRGLVMLGKILVVDDEWNMRNLLKIYLSSENYQIDEATNGMEAIDLVCTHRYDLVILDIMMPEIDGWQVCKSIREFKDIPILMLTARDDVKDRVKGLNLGADDYLVKPFAPEELVARVKALIRRNKIHNTDEEVGKNLALPQFTVNYDSREVRIKNKHVELTPKEFNLLYLIAKQPKRVFTRDMLLDQIWSLDDYRDLRTVDTHVKNVREKLRKAGLSYNPIQTVWGVGYKFNNVEEEQ, from the coding sequence TTGTATGATTCGTTGTTTTTTACAACAATTGAAATATCTCCATACAAAATTCACACTTTACTACTACAATTTGAACAGAATACGGAGCAAAGAGGGTTGGTTATGCTTGGCAAGATATTAGTTGTTGATGATGAATGGAACATGAGGAACCTTTTGAAAATTTATTTATCAAGTGAAAACTACCAGATTGATGAAGCTACGAATGGTATGGAAGCAATTGATCTTGTATGTACCCATAGGTATGACTTAGTGATTCTTGATATCATGATGCCAGAAATAGATGGCTGGCAGGTATGTAAATCCATTCGAGAGTTTAAGGACATTCCTATTCTAATGTTAACGGCAAGAGATGATGTTAAAGACAGAGTAAAAGGGTTGAATCTAGGTGCGGATGATTATTTGGTCAAACCATTTGCACCAGAGGAGCTAGTGGCGAGAGTGAAGGCACTTATTCGCAGAAATAAAATACACAACACTGACGAAGAAGTGGGCAAAAATCTCGCATTACCTCAATTCACGGTCAACTATGATAGTCGAGAAGTCCGAATAAAAAATAAGCATGTGGAGTTAACTCCGAAAGAGTTCAATTTATTGTATTTGATTGCCAAACAACCGAAAAGAGTTTTCACCCGTGATATGCTTTTGGATCAAATTTGGTCACTTGATGATTATCGAGATTTACGAACTGTGGATACTCATGTAAAAAATGTTCGTGAAAAACTCCGTAAAGCCGGCCTGAGCTATAACCCGATACAGACGGTTTGGGGAGTAGGGTATAAGTTCAATAATGTCGAGGAAGAACAATGA
- a CDS encoding ATP-binding protein encodes MKFNRIVLKLGGTIIILFLVVLIPLGYVTSQIFSNFYYSEIKEEINELSAKYASTIKTLDDQQILSIFETLAELTNKEVIIVRPTGEVIVNSGIQNPSFTKREKKELLAGRKLSKTFSEEEDEKTYLGSGHPIYQDGEHIGSIFVLGSTDGIQESIKKVKDLLILSGIGAFLLALGFTFIASRKLSDPLLEMEKATREIAKGNLDVRLKLSSKDELGSLGKAINDLARDIHRIRTNRQEFFANISHELRTPISYINGYATVLRKELYQSEEEKNQYLTIIEEETQRMIRLIEDLFDLSKMEEGKVELNREKLDLNELFTNTLLKIKIKLQDKNIELESAIEENLPPIFADGHRIEQILTNLLENAVRYTETEEGSIQFRAWATPKKLIVEIEDSGVGIPPEELPYIFERFHRVDKSRSRKLGGTGLGLTIVKQLVELQNGTINVESEMNKGTKFTLSFPLSTS; translated from the coding sequence ATGAAATTCAACCGAATCGTATTAAAGCTGGGCGGTACCATCATTATTCTTTTCTTGGTTGTACTCATTCCTTTAGGATATGTGACGAGCCAAATCTTTTCAAATTTCTATTACAGTGAAATAAAAGAGGAAATCAATGAGCTTTCTGCTAAATATGCGAGTACGATAAAGACACTTGACGACCAACAGATATTGAGTATCTTTGAAACTCTTGCAGAGCTTACGAATAAAGAAGTCATCATCGTAAGACCAACTGGTGAAGTGATTGTGAATTCTGGGATACAGAACCCTTCATTCACGAAACGTGAAAAGAAAGAGTTATTAGCAGGCAGGAAATTGAGTAAAACCTTTTCGGAAGAAGAAGACGAGAAGACCTATCTAGGATCTGGTCACCCGATATACCAAGACGGTGAACATATAGGGTCTATTTTTGTATTAGGTTCAACAGACGGGATCCAGGAGTCCATAAAAAAAGTAAAAGATCTTCTCATTCTGTCTGGAATAGGTGCTTTTTTGCTTGCCCTCGGATTTACGTTCATCGCTTCAAGAAAATTATCTGATCCATTGTTGGAAATGGAGAAAGCGACCAGAGAAATTGCAAAAGGAAATCTTGATGTTCGCCTTAAACTATCGTCGAAGGATGAGTTAGGGTCTCTCGGTAAAGCCATCAATGATCTTGCTAGAGACATCCATCGGATCCGGACGAATCGGCAGGAATTTTTCGCGAATATTTCGCACGAGTTACGAACACCGATTTCTTATATCAATGGTTATGCAACTGTACTTCGTAAAGAGTTATATCAATCTGAAGAAGAAAAGAATCAGTATTTGACCATTATTGAAGAGGAAACACAACGAATGATCCGACTTATTGAAGATTTATTCGACTTATCAAAAATGGAAGAAGGAAAAGTAGAGTTGAATCGTGAAAAACTCGATCTTAATGAACTATTCACAAATACACTCCTGAAAATAAAAATCAAATTACAAGATAAAAATATTGAACTGGAGTCTGCCATTGAAGAAAACTTACCACCAATCTTTGCAGACGGTCATCGAATCGAGCAAATTCTAACCAACTTACTCGAAAATGCAGTTCGTTATACAGAAACAGAAGAGGGTAGTATCCAGTTCCGTGCATGGGCTACTCCAAAAAAACTCATTGTGGAAATTGAAGACTCAGGTGTCGGCATCCCACCAGAGGAACTTCCATATATCTTTGAACGTTTCCATAGAGTGGACAAATCTCGATCAAGAAAATTAGGCGGCACAGGGTTAGGGTTAACCATTGTAAAACAATTGGTCGAATTACAAAATGGGACCATTAATGTTGAAAGTGAAATGAACAAGGGTACGAAGTTTACTCTGTCATTTCCACTTTCTACGTCATAA
- a CDS encoding F510_1955 family glycosylhydrolase produces MKSIRSLFYILTIFSILPTKAFAHGTEEEHQKELLIDNLLDYTSIFAIFLIVLFAVLIYFTRKKMQGTHVKTSEGRNRRKKLAQKNKYFIWLAIVSTIILVISLGMKGFTNGESESVSFPDIHGLAFTDNGQQLYVPAHDGIKVFENGSWSVADIEKNDYMGFSKVDDGFYSSGHPSPGSNRKNPLGVVKYTNTDEKLEPLDLYGEMDFHGMAVGYRSHAIYVFNPKQNSKMDEIGLYYSLDDTKSWTQSEMTGLDDNPTSMTVHPDKENVVAIGTQTGVYLSEDFGKTFKKVIENVQVTAINFNEGGNLIVGGVGMNEHQKHGIMLMTYDLGSKDQKILFNPVEKEDYILYIAQDPTNSETIALATGNKDIFLTEDLGETWNEIADEGESKPLEME; encoded by the coding sequence ATGAAATCTATCCGATCTCTGTTCTATATACTCACGATATTCAGCATCTTACCTACCAAAGCGTTCGCTCACGGGACGGAAGAAGAGCATCAGAAAGAATTGTTAATCGATAATCTACTCGATTACACAAGTATTTTCGCTATATTTTTAATTGTGTTGTTTGCAGTGTTGATCTACTTCACCAGGAAGAAAATGCAGGGAACGCATGTGAAGACGAGCGAAGGGAGAAATCGCAGAAAGAAGCTGGCACAAAAGAACAAATATTTTATTTGGTTAGCGATTGTTTCAACGATTATTCTTGTCATTTCCCTTGGCATGAAAGGCTTCACAAACGGAGAGAGCGAATCCGTATCTTTTCCGGACATCCACGGTTTAGCATTTACTGATAATGGCCAACAATTATACGTACCAGCACATGATGGTATCAAAGTGTTTGAAAATGGAAGTTGGTCAGTTGCTGACATAGAGAAGAACGATTACATGGGCTTTTCGAAAGTGGACGATGGATTTTATAGCAGCGGTCATCCATCACCTGGCTCAAATCGAAAAAATCCTTTAGGTGTAGTCAAGTATACAAATACAGATGAAAAGTTGGAACCGTTGGATCTATACGGAGAAATGGATTTCCACGGAATGGCTGTCGGTTACCGGTCCCATGCTATCTATGTATTCAATCCTAAACAAAATTCCAAAATGGATGAAATAGGCCTTTATTATTCACTGGATGACACGAAATCATGGACTCAATCTGAAATGACAGGTCTAGATGACAATCCTACATCAATGACCGTACATCCTGATAAGGAAAATGTAGTGGCCATAGGTACCCAGACAGGTGTCTATCTGTCTGAAGACTTTGGTAAGACATTCAAAAAGGTGATTGAAAATGTTCAAGTGACTGCAATCAACTTTAATGAAGGTGGAAATCTGATTGTAGGTGGAGTAGGCATGAATGAGCATCAAAAGCACGGTATCATGCTCATGACGTACGACCTTGGATCAAAGGACCAAAAAATCCTCTTCAATCCGGTAGAAAAGGAAGATTATATTCTCTATATTGCACAGGATCCTACAAATTCGGAAACGATCGCTCTTGCTACCGGAAACAAAGATATTTTCCTAACGGAGGACCTAGGGGAAACCTGGAATGAAATTGCAGATGAAGGGGAAAGCAAACCCCTTGAAATGGAATGA
- a CDS encoding cytochrome c biogenesis CcdA family protein produces MTDLNIFLAFGAGFLSFISPCCLPLYPAFLSYITGVSVDELKEGNGMLKKRAILHTLFFLLGFSLIFIALGLSASVFGNLFLKYNDLIRELGAILVVLMGLVVLGVFKPKFLMMDKKVTFRNRPTGYLGSSAIGLGFAAGWTPCTGPILAAVLALSVSNPGAGLMYMLAYILGFSIPFFFMAFFIGKMKWIKRHNRTFMKVGGYTMILMGIVLYMDWMTLITSYLTNNVFGGFTGF; encoded by the coding sequence ATGACGGACTTAAATATTTTCTTAGCATTCGGTGCAGGTTTCCTCTCCTTTATATCGCCATGCTGTTTACCGTTGTATCCAGCCTTTTTATCCTATATAACCGGGGTGTCAGTTGATGAGCTGAAAGAAGGAAATGGGATGTTGAAAAAACGTGCCATCTTGCATACCCTTTTTTTCCTATTAGGTTTCTCACTCATCTTCATTGCACTTGGTTTATCAGCATCGGTATTTGGAAACCTGTTTCTGAAATATAATGATTTGATACGAGAGCTTGGAGCGATATTAGTTGTCTTGATGGGGTTAGTCGTTCTGGGAGTCTTCAAACCGAAGTTTTTGATGATGGATAAGAAAGTGACTTTCCGTAACCGTCCGACAGGTTATCTCGGTTCAAGTGCAATCGGTCTAGGATTCGCTGCCGGATGGACACCTTGTACCGGTCCAATTTTAGCAGCTGTACTTGCACTGAGTGTCTCAAACCCCGGAGCAGGGCTAATGTATATGCTGGCCTATATTCTCGGCTTTTCAATCCCGTTTTTCTTTATGGCATTCTTTATTGGAAAAATGAAATGGATAAAGCGGCATAATCGCACATTTATGAAGGTAGGGGGCTACACCATGATTCTAATGGGAATCGTTCTCTACATGGATTGGATGACGCTGATTACGTCTTATTTAACGAACAATGTTTTCGGTGGTTTCACGGGGTTTTAA
- a CDS encoding MFS transporter: MRENIWALFALASIPLLMTLGNSMFIPVLPIIEKEINISSFQSSLIITIYSVVAIFLIPIAGYLSDHFGRKKIIIPSLILVGIGGILCGWASIAMEDPYSMILIGRFLQGAGAAGAFPVVIPTVGDLFKSEEEVSAGLGVIETSNTFGKVLSPILGAFLAIWAWHIPFWSVPILSLVAIGFMILFVKPPKAENEPIPFAAFVKLIKKTFSRNKGWLSGVLIIGGINTFVLFGFLIYLSLVLESTYNIKGVMKGIYLAIPLLILCLASYVTGRKIGKETTLMHHLVLSGGVITTFSLFSMVWVDRLFMILLILSIAGLGIGIALPCLDALITEGIEKEERGTITSFYSSTRFIGVALGPPVVSILLKSSVNVVFLTLAFISLNGIVITLFLLERKRRIASMP; this comes from the coding sequence ATGAGAGAGAACATTTGGGCACTATTCGCATTAGCTTCTATTCCACTATTGATGACACTCGGCAACTCCATGTTCATTCCGGTGTTGCCGATTATAGAAAAAGAAATTAACATCTCCTCTTTTCAATCCAGCCTTATCATTACCATCTATTCCGTTGTTGCGATTTTCTTGATTCCAATTGCGGGATATTTATCTGATCACTTCGGCCGTAAGAAAATCATTATACCAAGTCTGATCCTTGTAGGAATCGGTGGCATCTTGTGTGGATGGGCTTCGATTGCAATGGAGGATCCCTACAGCATGATTCTTATTGGACGCTTTTTACAAGGCGCTGGTGCAGCTGGAGCATTCCCTGTCGTTATTCCGACAGTAGGAGACCTTTTCAAGAGCGAAGAAGAGGTTAGTGCAGGTCTTGGAGTGATTGAAACCTCGAACACATTCGGAAAAGTTCTAAGTCCGATATTGGGCGCATTTCTTGCCATTTGGGCATGGCATATCCCTTTTTGGTCAGTTCCAATCCTTTCATTAGTGGCAATCGGTTTTATGATTCTTTTTGTAAAACCACCTAAGGCAGAGAACGAACCGATTCCTTTTGCAGCCTTCGTAAAGCTTATCAAGAAGACCTTCTCGCGTAACAAAGGCTGGCTTTCAGGTGTCTTAATCATTGGTGGCATCAATACATTCGTGTTATTCGGATTTTTAATCTATTTGTCCTTGGTATTAGAGTCGACCTACAACATTAAAGGTGTGATGAAAGGGATCTACCTTGCGATTCCCCTTCTCATACTTTGTTTAGCCTCTTATGTGACAGGTAGGAAAATTGGAAAAGAAACCACACTCATGCACCACTTGGTTCTGTCAGGTGGAGTAATCACGACTTTTTCCTTGTTTAGCATGGTATGGGTGGATCGTCTTTTCATGATTCTCCTTATTTTATCTATTGCTGGATTAGGAATCGGCATTGCCTTACCTTGTCTGGATGCATTGATTACAGAAGGGATTGAAAAAGAAGAGCGAGGGACGATCACGTCGTTTTATAGCAGTACTCGATTTATCGGAGTAGCGCTCGGTCCTCCTGTCGTATCGATTTTGCTGAAGTCTTCTGTTAACGTTGTTTTCCTTACCTTGGCTTTTATAAGTCTAAACGGCATTGTAATAACGTTATTTTTATTAGAGCGAAAACGCAGAATTGCAAGCATGCCTTAA